CGCGGGGCGTCAGCCCTTCAAGATTGTCACCGGAGAGGATCTTCCCGATGTCGTCTTTGAAGCCTACCAGTCCGAAACCGATCAGGGTAAAAAGTCCTATCCATACATAAATGTTTTCCAGATCGATCACGATGAAAGCGGCAATGACCGTGGCAATAATGAAAACAGCCCCGCCCATAGTAGGAGTTTTACTTTTACTGGCATGGGCTGCTACATATTTGCTGATGGGCTGGTTGGCATTTTTGGAAATAGCCCAGGCGATATATTTGGGCATGAGAATCAGGACAAGCAGGAATGCCAGAAGAAAAGCAAAACCGGCACGTACTGAGATATAGCCAAAAAGGTGCATGTGGAGCAGGTTGTTTAGTTCATAGAGCATAGGCGACTTTCATTTTTAGGTTTAAACAAGCTTATTTTACTATTATTTCAATAAAAAAGAGACAGTCATGGAACTACAGAAAACAGTGTTGATCATCACAGACGGGATCGGATATAAACCACAGGGAGGCTGCAATGCGTTTGAGGCAGCCCAAAAGCCTACCTATGACAGGCTTTTCAAAACGGCACCGTATGCTCTGATATCGACACATGGTCTGAGTGTCGGATTGCCTGAGGGACAGATGGGGAATTCCGAAGTGGGACATATGACGATCGGGTCCGGACGGGTCCTGTATCAGGATCTTGTCAAGATATCACTGGCACTGGAAGACGGCAGCATCGAAGAGAACCAGGCACTTAAAGAGATACTCGGGGAGAGTGACCGTGTACATCTTATTGGGCTGATGAGTGACGGCGGGGTACATTCTCACATCGAGCATACCATTGGTTTTGCCAAACTGGCCAAACGCAGAGGCAAAAGGGTTTTCCTGCATCTCATTACGGACGGCAGGGATGTTAGTCCGACGTCTGCAAAGTGCTATATTGAACAGATCGAAGCGATCTGCGATGAAGATATCTCCATTGCTACCATAGGCGGACGTTTTTACACGATGGACAGGGACAATCGCTGGGAGCGGGTAGAAAAAGGGTATCGTGCCATTGCGGAAGCGACTCCAAAAACAACACTGAGCCCTGAAGCCTATGTCGATGAGAGTTATGCGAGGAATGAAACGGATGAGTTCATCGAACCTGTAGCCTTTGAGGGGTATGACGGCATGAAAGAGGGAGATGCGGTCATTGTAACCAATTTCCGTTCGGACAGGGTACGCGAGATAACCACTGCCCTGGGAGATCCGGACTTTGATGCCTTTAAGCGCAAGTTCATCCCCCTGCATATCGCGACGATGACACAGTATGATGCCTCTTTCCCCTATCCTGTACTTTTCCCAAAAGAAGCACCTAAAAATACCCTGGCGGAAGTGATCGCACATGCAGGACTAAGACAGCTGCATACGGCAGAAACAGAGAAATATGCGCATGTGACTTTCTTTTTGAACGGCGGTATCGAGGAGCCGATGATAGGGGAGAGCCGTGTACTCATTCCCAGTCCGGATGTCAAGACTTACGACATGAAACCGGAGATGTCGGCACTACAGGTCGGCGAAGCGGTCCGAAAAGCCATGGATGAGGCTTATGAGTTTATCGTGGTGAATTTTGCCAACGGTGACATGGTCGGGCATACAGGCAATTACGATGCGGCACGGCAGGCAGTCGAGACGGTGGACAGTGAACTTGGAAAGATCATTGAAAAAGCCAAAGAAGACGGATATGCTGTCGTGTTGACCAGTGACCACGGTAACTGTGAAGAGATGTGTGATATTGAAGGGCATGTTCTGACCAACCATACGGTAGGTGAAGTGTGGTGTTTTATACTTGCAGATGGTGTAGATAAGGTCAAGGAAGGTGGAGGTTTGAACAATATCGCGCCTACGGTGCTGAAACTGATGGGACTGGATATTCCTGAAGAGATGGATGAACCGCTGATCGTGTAATTTGTGAGGTAATAAATATTTTGGTACAATGACAGGAGGAATTCATTATCGCTTTAGTAGCGTAATAGCTTAAAGGTATCAAAATGGAAAAGAAGATCAAAGAGTCGGTAGGGACATTGCTGGCACATATTATCAAAGTGGATCATCGGGATATTGAGAAAGAGGCACCGCTTTTTTGCAAGATCATGGGGCAGGATTTTGACTGTTCTCCCGAAGAGGCAAAAGCATTTCTCTACAAGATAAAAGATGCAGAGTATGACCTTGACAAGCATATCGAGATCATCAATCAGGCGCTTTGCGATGACAAGCTCTCAAAGTTTCACTTGCTTGAACAGTTGAACCATATTATCTATTCGGATGAGATCAGCGAAGAGGATTACAAGATATTCGAGGATATCAAGAATAAACTTTTTGAATGTGACAAATAAACAGGAAAGTGAAAGCTTCAGCTTCACCAAAAGAGGGGGTGAACTAAAGTATCCACTTCCAAAATCAAGAAAGGACAAGAATGAAATTTTCGGGAAATAATGTACTGGTAACAGGTGCAAGCCGTGGGATTGGTGCGCAGATCGCAAAGACACTGGCCCAGATGGGTCTCAAAGTATGGGTGAACTACAGAAGTGGTGAGGCGGAGGCCAATACAGTCAAAGCGGATATCGAAGCAGCAGGCGGTAAAGCCGAAGTGATTGGTTTTGATGTGAGTAACGAAGAGGCATTTGTTGCTGCGATCAAGTCGATCGTTGAGCTGGATGGTGAACTTTCCTACCTTGTGAATAATGCGGGGATCACCAATGACAAACTGGCAATGCGTATGAAAACGGAAGATTTCATGTCGGTCATAGAGGCTAATCTCAAATCGACCTTCATCGGCTGTCGTGAAGCGGTTAAAGTGATGGGGAAAAAGCGTTTCGGTTCGGTGGTGAACATCGCTTCCATCGTAGGTGAGACGGGGAATGCCGGTCAGACCAACTATGCGGCAAGCAAAGGCGGGACGATCGCAATGACGAAGAGCTTCGCCATTGAAGCCGCGCCAAGGAACATCCGTTACAATACAGTCACTCCGGGATTCATCGCTACTGAGATGACAGACGTGCTTAAAGATGAAGTGAAAGATGCTTTTACCGCAAAGATACCGATGGGACGGTTTGGTGAGCCGAAAGAAGTGGCCGAAGCGGTCGCTTTCCTGCTTTCTGACCATGCTTCCTACATTACAGGAGAAACCCTAAAAGTCAACGGCGGGATGTATATGTGAGACGCGTTAAGAAAACGTGAACTGCTTCACGTTTTTAGCGTCGAAACCGAAGCGGTGGAGCAAAGCGACCCGCGTAGGCTGGAAGAACCGTTAAGAAAACGTGAACTGTTTCACGTTTTTAGCGTCGGAACCTATTTTTATTTTAACACATACTTCTTCATCAAATACCACACCCCCATTAAAATAGCCACTGTCAGGAATCCAATAGAGATCATATGACTGTATGTGATAAGAAAATCTTTAAAGTGACCGATGAGGTAGACCCATAGTATAATGGCTATGAGAGTGGCCGAAAGAATGGTCGTTAGTGTTTTACGGTGGTTGAATCCAATGATATAGCCTATAAAACTACCCACGACCGGCCCTGTCATGGCGACTGGACTGAGCACGAAGAGTATCAGTCCGGGGACACCGTATTTTTTGATATAGGGCTGGTATTTCTTTACTGTTTTTTGTGAACGTTCAAAAAAGTTATGGAGGGGTTCATAGGTAATGATCTCAAGTTTGTTCCAGCTCTGTACAAACAAGGGATAAAGTATCAGGACCATGATCGACTCAATGAAAAAGTTAAAGAGTATTAATAATTGGGTATCCATCTGTGCTGAAATACCTATAGAAAGACCGGCCATTCTTCCAAAAATGAGATTGGCTGCCGTAATGCTTAAAAAAGTCTGGGCTGTTTTTTGAGAAAAGAGGGCACTTAGGAGGATCAGTAAAACAAAAAGCCCTAAAAGTCCCAGGCCGGCGATCAGTATTTTGCCTTCGGTATGTTTGAAAAATGAATGTTCGTGTTTCAAAAGAGTACCTTCTCCAAATATGTTTGACCCAGATTATATCATGATAAACCGTTTTGAGGTATAATCGTCTATAAATGTGGTATATTTTTCATTCAATACTCCGGCAGTTGCAAACGCAAGCGTCCATTCCATGGGTAGAGTATTTCTTTGTCATATTGGATGAAAATATTTTTAGAAACTATTGCAAACATGAAGGAAAAACAGTTGGTATGTATACTTGTGCTGGAAGATGATCAGCTTTTTAACGAGACTCTGGAAGATTTTCTGGAAGAAGAGGGATATGCGGTAGAGACAGCCATGGACCCTTATTCTGCATTGGAGATGAGTTATAAACAGGTTTTCGATCTTTATCTTTTTGACGTGAATCTTCCCTATGAGAACGGTTTTGATCTCTTGCAGAAATTGCGTCAGAGCGGCGATACCACGCCGACGATCTTTTTAACTTCCAGAGAGGACAAATCTTCTCTTTCAGAAGGCTTTGAAAAAGGGGCGGATGACTATATGAAAAAGCCGATCGACCTGGATGAACTGCTGCTTCGCATACAGGCTGTACTGCGTCGCCAGATTCGTCAGGAGAGAATAAGTATAGGCGAATACAGTCTCGATACGGCTGCAAAGACGCTTTACCTGGATGGGAAAACACAGGATGTGACAAAAAAAGCGATCGAACTGCTGCTGTTGCTGATACAGGCTAAAGGTGAAGTGGTTAGCAGTGATGAGATTAAGAGCAGACTCTGGGCGGCAGGGCAGAGTGCCAGTGACGGTGCACTGCGTGTCTACATCACGCAGTTGAAGAAGTATTTCACCGAGAATATCGTCAATGTCCGTGGTGTAGGTTACCGGTGGGCAGAGTAGGGAAACGTGAAGATATCGAACCATAAAAAACAGATACTGCTTGCAGCTCTTGGCTATTTTTCCAGTGTAGCAATACTATTGAGTTTCCTCTACTGGTTCTTGAAAAATGAAGGTTTTTCCGAAGTGAATTTTCTTGTGGCTGTACTGCTTGTGCTTATTCTTGCCGGGGGATGGGGGTATATTATCTCCTCACATATTCTGGCTCCAAAAGCCCAGCTCGATGCCAACCTTTCGCATCTTAGTTCGGAGATACTGCATGAACTGAATATCCCTGTCGCGACCATTAAAGCCAATGCATCTATGTTGAAAAAACATTTACAGGAAGAAGAGAGGTCCCTCAAACGACTGGAGCGTATTGAAGCATCATCCGATAGATTGGAACGACTGTATGAAGAGTTGGTTTACAGTATTCAAAAAGAGATCCATCCTATCGAAAAAGAGGAAGTGACTCTGTATCATTTGCTTCATGAACGCATAGAAGCATTTAAATCATTCGGTCGCAACAGCTTTCATCTTGATGTCGGTGAGATGAAGATCAGGGTCGACAGGATCGGTTTTGAGAAGATGATAGACAACCTTCTGATGAACGCGATGAAGTATTCGGATAAAACATCCCTGATCTCTGTGGTACTCGATGGAAATGTGCTTACGATCAGCGATGAAGGTGTGGGGATGGATGAGGCCGAACTTCTGAAGGTGTATGAACGTTACTATCAGAGTGACAGAAAAAAAGAAGGCAAGGGGATCGGGTTGGCCCTGGTTAAAGCTTACTGTAACGATGAAGGAATAGGGATACAGATCAAATCGAAAAAAGGCGAAGGGACCAGTGTGTTGCTTGATCTCAGTGGGGTTCATGTCAGAACCTGAGTGCTTTTTATTTAAAAAAGTATATAATAAATCATGTAGAATAAAAGGATAGATATTAGGATGATTGCCAAACTGATAATTGCAACATTATTGACGGGTGTTATCAGTGGATTTTTCATTACTTTTTATGAAATGCTGATCGCATTTACGACACGGCTGCTGTTCATGGGGGACCCTTTTGAAACGATCCCTGTATTACCTACCTGGTATCTTTATGTAGTGCCGACCGTAGCGATCTTTATTGTCAATTATTTGATCTCAAAAGACAATTACATCCGCGAATATGGTTTGACGGAGATTGCCGATTCTGTGAGTCAGAACAAGTTGATTATCAATGTCAAAACACTTTTTCTCAAGGTTATTGCATCCACGCTTTCGGTTTCCAGTGGATATGCCGTGGGTACAGAGGGTCCGTCTGCAGGTATGGGAGCGATGGTGGCCTATCAGATACACCGTCTGTTCAACCTTCCTATAATGCTGGTCAAAATGATGATCAGTGTGGGAGCGAGCAGCGGTATTGCCGCAATCTTTGTTTCTCCGCTTACTGGGATCGTCTTTTCCATAGAGAATATCGCCTACCAGTTCATCAAACAGTATATAGGATATGTTATTCTGGGTTCAGTGATTGCTTTTTCAATCTCAGTGAAATTTTTGGATTCCATCTCGTTTCACAGTTCTCTGGGCAAAGAATTTGATTACTACTATGTCATGCCGATCCTGATCTTTATTCCATTCATCACGATTTTCATCTATCTCTACCTTTTTATGAAAAAACGACTTTTACATATCATAGACCTTGAGATCTTTAAGAAGTTTCGCACCATGAGGAATATGGTCTTCTCCCTGATTGGCGGCAGTGTTATAGGAACGATCCTGCTTATTGAACCGCATGCAGGATTTTCAGGGAAAGAGATCGTGATGCATCTTATCAACAATAAAGAGTCGATCTCAGTCTATTTTATATTTCTGATTATCATTTTGCGTATTGTAGGTACAACGGTCTCTTTATATGCCAATGCCGTGGGCGGGCTTTTCCTTCCCTTGATGAGTATCGGTGCGCTGGTCGGATACGGTTACGGGGAGATCATCACCTTTTATTCCCATTTTCCTTTTGAGCCATTCTTTTTTGCGGCGGTAGGTTCTGCGGTCTTTATGGGGGTGGTGATGAAACTACCGTTGACAGCAGTGGTACTTGCCCTCGAACTGACCTTTGATTACAACATTCTGGTGGCTACGGGTGTCAGTGTGGTACTGGTCGGTTACCTAACCAGTTTGCAGTTCAATATACGCAGAAAGTATGTCACACAGGCGGAAGAGTCATCTGGCCAGACAAATGGTTCGCATTGAACTTTTTTGTTAGGGTGTCAATGGCAGTACAGTGTCTATCCAGAGACCTGCTCCCATCATGCCTGTGGTGAGCAGGACGAACCATAATACTCTGATACCCAACTTTCTGCCACCCATCCAGAAAACGATCCCCAGCTTGACATAAGTGTTGACGACAGAAGCGATAATGATCCCGTTGACGGCAGTCAGTATAGGCAGTTTATTGTCGGCTTCAAGCTGTGAGAGCGAAAGGGTAATGGCATCGACATCGGTAATGCCCGAAAAGGAAGAGACAATGTAAACACCGATATCTCCATATCCTTGTTTGACTATGGTAATGGCACCATAGATGACCCCGAAAAGTATACCGAATTTGATGGCTTCACTGAGCTGCAGGGGATTCTTATTTAGTATTTCGTTCTGTATACCCGGTGCTGTTTGGGTAGCCTGTTTATAGATGATATAGACATAGGCGAAACCGCTTAAGGCAGCCAGAGTGTAAGGCAGGAGCAGATGCCAGGCAACTTCCATATTAATTACCAGCGCTTCAAAAAGTACACGCAGGTACATCAGGGTACAGGCGATGGCAATACCTGCCGCATAATTGTTCAGATACTCTTTTTGCGCTGTATACATCTTTGAGAGGGAGATTGAAACAGCAGTAGAAGAGATAAGCCCCCCGAAAAGCCCTGTAAGCAATACACCCTGTTTATTGCCCAGGATTTTGATGGCAATGTAGCCTACAAATGAGATCGCTGCGATGATGACGGCCATGAGCCATGTTTTGTAGGGATTGAAAAGCTTATAGGGGCCGATCATTTCATCCGGAAGGATGGGAAGGATCAAAAAGGTCATGGCCAGTAGCAGAATACTGGCATTCAGGTCTGTGGGAGTGATATTTTTTTCTATTCTCTGCAGTCTTGGTTTGATGTCAAGCAGGACGATCATTATGACTCCGATGAAAACGGCATATTGTTCCAGATGGAAATAGGCCATCAGCCCAAGCAGATAGGTGATGATCGCGGCGATCTGAGAGGTCATTCCCATTTTCTTGTAATGGATGCTCTTCATATAATACGAGAGTATGATGATACCTGCTATAGAGGCAGAGGCGACCACTATAATGGAAGGGGCAAATTGGTACATCCATCCTGACATAAATCCCAGAAGTGATATCAGTGCAAATGTACGTGAACCTGCAGCGAATCCGACATCGTTACTGTAGAGATGGGACATCGTACGCTGAAGTCCTATGGCAAAGCCGAGCAGAACTGCGATCAAGAGAGATTTTACCAACACGTAGTCCATAGGTCAGGCTCCTTCTTTTTCTGTATGTGCGTTTTTGGATTTTAACAAGAACCATTCTGTTATTTTGTAAAGTTCGGTCACGACAAAGATCGGCAGGGAGATCTCAAAGATCAGAAGCCAGTCTTTCCAGCCAAGCGGAACAGTATGCAGGGCCTCCTGCAGAAATGGTACATAAACAGCTGCCACCTGTAAGGAGACCGTCGTAATCCAGGCGGCAATAAGCCATTTATTGCTGAAGAACCCCATGGTATATATAGGAGCATGCAGTGAACGGTAGTTGAATACATTCATTTTCTCCAAAATGATGATGGCTGTGAAAGCAGCGGTCTGTGCCAGCCCAATGGCCTGTGCTTCAGGCAGGCCGGAACTGAGATAATGATGGAATATCCATAGTGTTGCGCCACCGATATAGCCGCCTAACAGTATAATCATGATGATGCCTCTGTACTGAAGGAAAGACTCACTGCTGGCCCTTGGCGGACGATGCATGACACCCTTTTCTGCTTTTTCCATGCCCAATGCTACAGCGGTCATCCCGTCTGTGACCAGGTTCATCCATAAGATCTGCACAGGCAGGAGGATCAGCGGTCCGCCCAAAAGAATATTGACAAAGATCGCTATGACCTCTCCGATATTCGATGAGAGCAGATAGGTGACAAATTTCTTGATGTTATCATACTGTCTGCGTCCTTCTCTGACCGCATTGATGATGGAGGCGAAATTATCATCGAGCAGTATCATGTCTGCTGCACCTCTAGCGACATCTGTTCCTCTCATTCCCATGGCAATACCGATATCGGCTTTTTTAAGTGCGGGTGCATCATTGACCCCGTCACCGGTCATGGCCGTAACCAGGCCTTCATCCTGCAGTATTTTGATAATTCGCATTTTGTCTG
This DNA window, taken from Sulfurovum lithotrophicum, encodes the following:
- the fabG gene encoding 3-oxoacyl-ACP reductase FabG encodes the protein MKFSGNNVLVTGASRGIGAQIAKTLAQMGLKVWVNYRSGEAEANTVKADIEAAGGKAEVIGFDVSNEEAFVAAIKSIVELDGELSYLVNNAGITNDKLAMRMKTEDFMSVIEANLKSTFIGCREAVKVMGKKRFGSVVNIASIVGETGNAGQTNYAASKGGTIAMTKSFAIEAAPRNIRYNTVTPGFIATEMTDVLKDEVKDAFTAKIPMGRFGEPKEVAEAVAFLLSDHASYITGETLKVNGGMYM
- a CDS encoding sensor histidine kinase, which produces MKISNHKKQILLAALGYFSSVAILLSFLYWFLKNEGFSEVNFLVAVLLVLILAGGWGYIISSHILAPKAQLDANLSHLSSEILHELNIPVATIKANASMLKKHLQEEERSLKRLERIEASSDRLERLYEELVYSIQKEIHPIEKEEVTLYHLLHERIEAFKSFGRNSFHLDVGEMKIRVDRIGFEKMIDNLLMNAMKYSDKTSLISVVLDGNVLTISDEGVGMDEAELLKVYERYYQSDRKKEGKGIGLALVKAYCNDEGIGIQIKSKKGEGTSVLLDLSGVHVRT
- a CDS encoding COG2426 family protein, coding for MKHEHSFFKHTEGKILIAGLGLLGLFVLLILLSALFSQKTAQTFLSITAANLIFGRMAGLSIGISAQMDTQLLILFNFFIESIMVLILYPLFVQSWNKLEIITYEPLHNFFERSQKTVKKYQPYIKKYGVPGLILFVLSPVAMTGPVVGSFIGYIIGFNHRKTLTTILSATLIAIILWVYLIGHFKDFLITYSHMISIGFLTVAILMGVWYLMKKYVLK
- a CDS encoding chloride channel protein, with product MIAKLIIATLLTGVISGFFITFYEMLIAFTTRLLFMGDPFETIPVLPTWYLYVVPTVAIFIVNYLISKDNYIREYGLTEIADSVSQNKLIINVKTLFLKVIASTLSVSSGYAVGTEGPSAGMGAMVAYQIHRLFNLPIMLVKMMISVGASSGIAAIFVSPLTGIVFSIENIAYQFIKQYIGYVILGSVIAFSISVKFLDSISFHSSLGKEFDYYYVMPILIFIPFITIFIYLYLFMKKRLLHIIDLEIFKKFRTMRNMVFSLIGGSVIGTILLIEPHAGFSGKEIVMHLINNKESISVYFIFLIIILRIVGTTVSLYANAVGGLFLPLMSIGALVGYGYGEIITFYSHFPFEPFFFAAVGSAVFMGVVMKLPLTAVVLALELTFDYNILVATGVSVVLVGYLTSLQFNIRRKYVTQAEESSGQTNGSH
- the gpmI gene encoding 2,3-bisphosphoglycerate-independent phosphoglycerate mutase; protein product: MELQKTVLIITDGIGYKPQGGCNAFEAAQKPTYDRLFKTAPYALISTHGLSVGLPEGQMGNSEVGHMTIGSGRVLYQDLVKISLALEDGSIEENQALKEILGESDRVHLIGLMSDGGVHSHIEHTIGFAKLAKRRGKRVFLHLITDGRDVSPTSAKCYIEQIEAICDEDISIATIGGRFYTMDRDNRWERVEKGYRAIAEATPKTTLSPEAYVDESYARNETDEFIEPVAFEGYDGMKEGDAVIVTNFRSDRVREITTALGDPDFDAFKRKFIPLHIATMTQYDASFPYPVLFPKEAPKNTLAEVIAHAGLRQLHTAETEKYAHVTFFLNGGIEEPMIGESRVLIPSPDVKTYDMKPEMSALQVGEAVRKAMDEAYEFIVVNFANGDMVGHTGNYDAARQAVETVDSELGKIIEKAKEDGYAVVLTSDHGNCEEMCDIEGHVLTNHTVGEVWCFILADGVDKVKEGGGLNNIAPTVLKLMGLDIPEEMDEPLIV
- a CDS encoding MgtC/SapB family protein — encoded protein: MDYVLVKSLLIAVLLGFAIGLQRTMSHLYSNDVGFAAGSRTFALISLLGFMSGWMYQFAPSIIVVASASIAGIIILSYYMKSIHYKKMGMTSQIAAIITYLLGLMAYFHLEQYAVFIGVIMIVLLDIKPRLQRIEKNITPTDLNASILLLAMTFLILPILPDEMIGPYKLFNPYKTWLMAVIIAAISFVGYIAIKILGNKQGVLLTGLFGGLISSTAVSISLSKMYTAQKEYLNNYAAGIAIACTLMYLRVLFEALVINMEVAWHLLLPYTLAALSGFAYVYIIYKQATQTAPGIQNEILNKNPLQLSEAIKFGILFGVIYGAITIVKQGYGDIGVYIVSSFSGITDVDAITLSLSQLEADNKLPILTAVNGIIIASVVNTYVKLGIVFWMGGRKLGIRVLWFVLLTTGMMGAGLWIDTVLPLTP
- a CDS encoding response regulator transcription factor, translating into MVCILVLEDDQLFNETLEDFLEEEGYAVETAMDPYSALEMSYKQVFDLYLFDVNLPYENGFDLLQKLRQSGDTTPTIFLTSREDKSSLSEGFEKGADDYMKKPIDLDELLLRIQAVLRRQIRQERISIGEYSLDTAAKTLYLDGKTQDVTKKAIELLLLLIQAKGEVVSSDEIKSRLWAAGQSASDGALRVYITQLKKYFTENIVNVRGVGYRWAE